A stretch of DNA from Paenibacillus albus:
GAAGCCTGCGGAACGTCCGAACGCTATTCTGGCGTAGGCGCGGAACGAACCGGGCTGCGGATCATTCGCGGTCATTTGGGCAAGCGATGCGAAGACGATGAACGTAGTGACCCCAGCGATCATGTATCCAATGAGCACCGAGGGGCCAGCCGTTCGGATGGATAGTCCGGTTCCGAGGAAGAAGCCTGCTCCGATGATGGACCCGACGCCAATGAGTGACAGCTGCTGCCATGATAATCCTTTCTCATGCATAAGAATAGCTCCTTTCTTCGTTTCCGTATCGCGGGTGGTAAATATCCCAGCCGTTGTCAGTATGTCCGCATGGGGCTGCTGTTATCAGGTTTTCGATTAGAGCAAGGCAGCTTGTTTAGCCGGGAAGCATCTTACGTTAAGGGCTCCCGGCTTTGTATGTTTTCAAGATGGGAGAGGGGGAACGCAGGATGGTGGTTATCGGGCTCATCGGCGATTACAAGCCCGAGGTGAAAGCCCATGTGGCGATTCCGCTCGCGCTTGCGCTTGCGGCGGAAGACGTCGGCTGCGAAGTGCGATATGAATGGATTCCGACTTCGGAGCTGGACGAGCACCCGGAGAGCAAGCTTGCCTCTTATAACGCGCTATGGTCGGTACCGGCAAGTCCATACGCAAGCATGCAAGGCGCGCTGAACGGCATTCGCTTCGCACGTGAGCACAGCATTCCGCTGCTCGGCACTTGCGGCGGGTTTCAGCATATGGTCATCGAATATGCGCGAAATGTGCTTGGCCTTGCAGAGGCGGATCATCAGGAAGTGAATCCGGACGCCTCTATGCTCTTAGTCACGCCGCTTACCTGCACGCTCCGTGAAACAACGGATACGTTCATCCTTACACCGAGCTCGCTCGTTGCTAAATCCTATGGACAGAATGAAATTACAGAGCAATACGGGACTTGCAGCTATGGGCTTAATGCAGCGTTTCTCTCTAGATTCGAGAGCAGCGGAATGCCTGTCGTTGGCGTAGACACGGAGGGCATCCCCCGGATAATGGAGCTTACATCGCATCCGTTCTATATCGGAGCCTTGTTTCAACCGGAGCGCTCTGCGCTTCGGAATGAAGTTCATCCGCTGATCAAGGCTTATTTGCAAGCAGCGCTGGGCTATACTAGTGCAAGGTCATGAGAGTGATCATTATAAGCAAGAGAGGATGTTGGACATGGGAAGCTTAACGCCATATATTCAATCGGAGGACGCGCGGGCGCACGCTGCATTTTATGTGGAGGCGTTCGGCGGCGAAATTCTGTCTGTCATGACCCATGAGCAACTTATGGGCGCGCAGCATAAATTTAAAGATAAAGTGATGCATCTCAGCATGGTCGTGGCTGGCGGCAATTCCATCTTCATGTCGGACCGGATGGAAGCGCTCGAGTACGGGACAGCCATCACACTCAGCATGTCCTATTCTACGGAGGCAGAAGCGAACGAAGTATTCGGGAAGCTGTCGGCAGGCGGCAATGTGCGTTATCCAATCGCGATGCAGCCGTTCGGCATCTATTACGGGGAGCTAGTCGATCGGTTTGGCGTGACATGGAGCATTACGGTAGAATCGCAAACAACCAAGTAGCGTGCATATTAGAGAGCAGGGTACATCGTGTACCGTGCTCTTTTTTTATTTTGAAGGTATTCCGGGCAATGTAATCTTAATAATATCTGTAAGAAGGACGGCATAAAGCTTAACAATTGTAGCTTACAATTAAGAGATGGCTTCTACCGATAGGGAAAGGAAGTGAAACAAGGTGGCGGTGCTGCGAAGATTAACGCCAGCTGTGCTAAAGGCCGTATTCTTGGCGGTCATCGTCTTCTTCATCGTGCGGAATATTCCGCTCAAGCTATCGGACATTACTTCATTTCTACTGAAAGCGAATGTGGAATTCTACGCATCATTGGCTCTGTTTGCACTCTTCCTGATGCTGCAAGCAGGCATCTGGGTGATGATTGTGAATGCCGTCGGCAAAGAGGGCCGGCGTTCGGGAGAAGGGAGCGGCTTGCTGCGACTGCTGCCCGGTCTGCAAATTTTTATTAACTCGCAATTCGCGAAGTACATCCCCGGAGGCTTCTGGAATTACGCCGGACGCATCGTGCTTGCATCTCGCGCAGGCGTACCTCTGAATGTACAGTTCTCCGCGATCATTTATGAGAATGTGCTCCTCGTCTCGGCCGCGCTGATCTACGCTTTGATGCTTGCTGTAACGTTGGGCACGCCTCTTCAGCTCGTTCTGCTGGGCGTGGTGGTTGGCGGCGCTTTGATCTACTTTTATTATCCGCGAGTTGCCGCTTGGACGGGCAGAATGTTTGAGCGGGCCTCCAAGTGGAAGCTGCTGCAGCGGGCGATCGCGAGGTTCTCGGGGCCATTCGGTGATAATCGCCTTAGTGAGGCGAAAGCGGTGCTCACACGCAATCAATTTTTCGGTTATTTGGCTTGTTTTCTCGGCAGCCATTTCATTATGGGCATCGCCTTCTGGATGCTGACGAGCAGCTTCAGCGGCGAGCGTATCGGCCTGTTCTATGCGGCAGGGACGTTCGCAACGTCGTGGCTTCTAGGCTTATTCAGTCCTCTACCGGGCGGGCTTGGTGTCCGCGAAGGGTTTCTCGTTTATTTTCTATCGCTTAAGCTTGGGGCAGATGTGGCACTGCATATTTCGGTGATTGCGCGGCTGTGGAACATCATGGCGGAGGTTGCATTTTGGGCCGTGATTCAATCCCTTACTTACCTGAAGAGAAAGGTGAAGGTCTATGAAGCGTAGGAAAATCGTTCTCGTTACAGGGGTATTCCCTCCTGGGATCGGCGGCATGCAGAACTACTATTACAATTTATCCAAGCATACGAAGCATGGGATGACCGTCATCGCGCCGGAGTATAAGGGGAGTGCGGAATTCGATAGCGATCAGCCGTTCACGATTGTCCGCGGATCCTTCATGCGTGATGAACAAGTCGATGTAACTAGCTGGAGAAGGCTGTTTCGCCAAGTTCGGCGCACAATGCGCAGCGAAGATCCGGATGTAACGGTTTACGGCTATGTTCTCATTGGCTTCATTGGGCTGCTGCTGCGCATCTTCAGCGGCAGACGGTATGTGATTTCGACACATGGCATGGATATGCTCATGTTCAGGAAATATATAGGGCTAAACCAAATTGTGAAGCTCATTCTGCGCAAAGCAGACGGCGTTCTGACCAACAGCGAGTATACGAGGCGTCTCGTACGGCAATATGGGGTTCATCCTGATCGAATCGGCATCGTCAATCCGGGCGTGGAGAAGATCTATGAGAAGAAAGCGGTGAACAGAGAGCTTGTGCAGCAGCACGGCTTGGAAGGCAAGTATGTCATTCTATCGGTTGGTCGGCTCGTGGTGCGCAAAGGCAATGATCGGACGATTGAGGCGATGCCTGCGATTCTGGAGCAAATCCCGAATGCCGTGTATGTCATCGTCGGCGACGGTCCGGACCGTGAGCGGCTGGAGACACTCGCCCGCACGCTAGGCGTGACGGACGCTGTACGGTTCATCGGCAGCGTCAGCGGAGGCGAGCTGCTCAATGAATACTTCAATCTGGCGGACCAATTCATAATGGCGTGCCGGGAGCTTGAGAAGGGCGATGCGGAAGGGTTCGGCATCGTCTATTTGGAGGCTGCGTCCGCAGGCGTGCCGGTTATTGCAGGACGCTCCGGGGGAGCAGTGGAAGCGGTGCTGGACGGTGAGACCGGTATGGTGGTCGACCCTCATTCACCTGCAGCGATTGCGGACATGATCGTCCACCTTGCCCGGAACCCCGCGCTGCGAGAGCAGTTGGTGCGCAGCGGCTACAAGCGGGCGAAGACACAGTTCCAGCACGAGGTGCTGGCAGAGCTGTTCGACCAGTACGTTGGGCGGGTGTGCGCCCGCCCGGCCACGAGATGGAGACGCGCCCGTGCAGGGGAAACGGCGGTTAGCAAAAGATCTTAATCGAGTGCGGCATCCCATTCCAAAATAATAAGCCGTGCAGCACGTAGGCTGCACGGCTTATTATTTGTCCATCACCTGCCTGTGCTACAATGGAAGTAGAATAATCTCCATACAAGGGGGCGGGCATCATCTTATGAACTGGAAGTATATCGGTTATTTCGTAATCGCATTTATTGTCATACATATTCCCTTCATCGGGCCCTTCTTCCGCATCGCGAACACGCTCATCCACGAATCGTCGCATGCGATCGTGTCGCTCATTCTGCAAGGACAGGTGCTGCAGATTCGACTCTTCGCGAATACGGAAGGCGTGACCTATACGATGTCCTCGTCGTATCTGGCCTCGATGGCGACAAGCGCGGCCGGCTACGTCGGTTCCTCACTTGCCGCCTACGGATTGGCGCTGCTCTGTTCTAGAGGCAAGCATATCGCGACGCTCTGGCTGTTCGTCATCCTGGCCTCCGTCAATGTGCTGCTCTGGGTACGCAACCCGTTCGGCATCATTTGGCTGGTGCTCTTCATCGGACTGCTCGCCTTCGCGCTGTGGCGCAAGGGCAACTGGGCAGCTGCGCTGTCGATCGGCTTATTCGCATTCGTGCTGGCGGAGTCGGTATCGAGCAGCTTCACGATTCTGTGGCTTAGCTTGTACACGCCATCCGGTGCTGGAGATGCAGCGGGCTTGGCTAACAAGACCGGGCTTCCCGCTGGCTTCTGGGGCGTCTTCTTCATGATTCAAGCGAGTCTGCTCGGCTATCTCAGCGTTCGGACCGTGCTGCGTAAGAAGCACGGCCGCCAGAGGCGCGGTTCGTCTGTCACTACTCCGCCTCTTTAATCGTGGCGAGCTTTGCTCCCCATGACTCCGGATGAACGTCGAGAACGTGCTTCGCAAAGATCCACTGATGGCCTTCCGGGTCTTCCGCGACATATTGCTGCTCGCCATATTCCGTGACACCCAGTGGTTCAATAATTACGGCCTGTGCAGCGCGTGCTGCCTCGTAATGAGCCTCGATGTCGTCAATGAAC
This window harbors:
- a CDS encoding CTP synthase C-terminal region-related (seleno)protein, which gives rise to MVVIGLIGDYKPEVKAHVAIPLALALAAEDVGCEVRYEWIPTSELDEHPESKLASYNALWSVPASPYASMQGALNGIRFAREHSIPLLGTCGGFQHMVIEYARNVLGLAEADHQEVNPDASMLLVTPLTCTLRETTDTFILTPSSLVAKSYGQNEITEQYGTCSYGLNAAFLSRFESSGMPVVGVDTEGIPRIMELTSHPFYIGALFQPERSALRNEVHPLIKAYLQAALGYTSARS
- a CDS encoding VOC family protein produces the protein MGSLTPYIQSEDARAHAAFYVEAFGGEILSVMTHEQLMGAQHKFKDKVMHLSMVVAGGNSIFMSDRMEALEYGTAITLSMSYSTEAEANEVFGKLSAGGNVRYPIAMQPFGIYYGELVDRFGVTWSITVESQTTK
- a CDS encoding lysylphosphatidylglycerol synthase domain-containing protein, which encodes MAVLRRLTPAVLKAVFLAVIVFFIVRNIPLKLSDITSFLLKANVEFYASLALFALFLMLQAGIWVMIVNAVGKEGRRSGEGSGLLRLLPGLQIFINSQFAKYIPGGFWNYAGRIVLASRAGVPLNVQFSAIIYENVLLVSAALIYALMLAVTLGTPLQLVLLGVVVGGALIYFYYPRVAAWTGRMFERASKWKLLQRAIARFSGPFGDNRLSEAKAVLTRNQFFGYLACFLGSHFIMGIAFWMLTSSFSGERIGLFYAAGTFATSWLLGLFSPLPGGLGVREGFLVYFLSLKLGADVALHISVIARLWNIMAEVAFWAVIQSLTYLKRKVKVYEA
- a CDS encoding glycosyltransferase family 4 protein — translated: MKRRKIVLVTGVFPPGIGGMQNYYYNLSKHTKHGMTVIAPEYKGSAEFDSDQPFTIVRGSFMRDEQVDVTSWRRLFRQVRRTMRSEDPDVTVYGYVLIGFIGLLLRIFSGRRYVISTHGMDMLMFRKYIGLNQIVKLILRKADGVLTNSEYTRRLVRQYGVHPDRIGIVNPGVEKIYEKKAVNRELVQQHGLEGKYVILSVGRLVVRKGNDRTIEAMPAILEQIPNAVYVIVGDGPDRERLETLARTLGVTDAVRFIGSVSGGELLNEYFNLADQFIMACRELEKGDAEGFGIVYLEAASAGVPVIAGRSGGAVEAVLDGETGMVVDPHSPAAIADMIVHLARNPALREQLVRSGYKRAKTQFQHEVLAELFDQYVGRVCARPATRWRRARAGETAVSKRS
- a CDS encoding M50 family metallopeptidase: MNWKYIGYFVIAFIVIHIPFIGPFFRIANTLIHESSHAIVSLILQGQVLQIRLFANTEGVTYTMSSSYLASMATSAAGYVGSSLAAYGLALLCSRGKHIATLWLFVILASVNVLLWVRNPFGIIWLVLFIGLLAFALWRKGNWAAALSIGLFAFVLAESVSSSFTILWLSLYTPSGAGDAAGLANKTGLPAGFWGVFFMIQASLLGYLSVRTVLRKKHGRQRRGSSVTTPPL